A stretch of Monomorium pharaonis isolate MP-MQ-018 chromosome 7, ASM1337386v2, whole genome shotgun sequence DNA encodes these proteins:
- the LOC105830904 gene encoding solute carrier family 25 member 44, which produces MSAVEATPFIRTIEWDMMDKTKFFPLSMLSSFSVRCCLYPLTVIKTRLQVQRQNHMYNGMVDACRKIYKVEGVSGLYRGFWISSIQIVSGVFYVSTYEGVRHLLKQDTPLGRVDSRVKALIAGGAASLVGQTIVVPFDVLSQHLMVLGINSTKHGKIYVDKMGMNPLGVTLEAGKTRAQISAEIIKLIYQRDGYRGFYRGYMASLCAYVPNSALWWGLYTVYQDELIRLLPSWFSHLCIQAMAGTLGGFTTTIITNPLDIVRARLQVQRLDSMFSAFRILWIEEGLHMFTKGLSARLLQSACFSFSIILGYETIKRVSITEEYKSYVRW; this is translated from the exons ATGTCCGCGGTAGAGGCAACGCCGTTCATCCGTACCATCGAGTGGGACATGATGGACAAGACCAAGTTCTTTCCACTCAGCATGCTGTCTTCGTTCTCAGTCAGATGTTGTCTGTACCCTCTGACAGTGATCAAGACTCGCCTCCAAGTGCAAAGACAAAATCACATGTACAATG GTATGGTAGATGcatgtagaaaaatttataaagtggAAGGCGTCTCGGGTCTTTATCGGGGTTTCTGGATAAGCTCCATTCAAATCGTCTCtggagtattttatgtatcgaCTTATGAGGGAGTGCGCCACTTGCTCAAACAAGATACACCCCTTGGACGCGTTGACTCGAGAGTCAAGGCATTGATTGCTGGCGGTGCCGCCAGTTTAGTCGGACAAACGATAGTCGTCCCTTTTGACGTTCTCAGTCAGCATCTGATGGTTCTTGGAATAAATAGTACCAAGCATGGCAAAATATACGTAGATAAA ATGGGAATGAATCCGTTAGGTGTGACCCTCGAAGCCGGAAAGACTCGCGCGCAAATCTCcgcagaaataataaaattgatttatcaaAGGGATGGTTATCGCGGTTTCTATCGAGGGTATATGGCGTCTTTATGCGCTTATGTGCCTAACAGCGCTCTTTGGTGGGGATTGTATACGGTTTACCAAG ACGAGCTTATAAGACTGCTTCCGAGCTGGTTCTCGCACTTGTGCATACAAGCGATGGCGGGCACGTTAGGCGGTTTCACGACCACGATCATCACAAATCCTCTAGACATCGTGAGGGCACGATTGCAAGTGCAACGATTAGACAGTATGTTCAGCGCGTTTAGGATATTGTGGATCGAGGAGGGATTGCACATGTTTACCAAAGGACTCTCCGCGAGACTCCTACAATCTGCCTGTTTTAGTTTCTCAATAATCTTAGGTTACGAAACAATCAAGAGAGTAAGCATAACCGAAGAGTACAAGAGTTACGTTCGGTGGTGA